One stretch of Halapricum desulfuricans DNA includes these proteins:
- a CDS encoding DUF7500 family protein, whose protein sequence is MTSGEDPSEDDGRVLAPEELDISEDEHVAEIDDGRYVVSPDDPIDDPPTASADSGDTRQHERESEPDRQPETDQSPGRGSDLFATDSQSGGDSGSASLDAGEVDRWLQEKFRDADSRYGFHVTATFDGRVFQRRMMSNDVVTIFESLILWYAQHIDSETPVEEILGILLTETNVPISYPTESLSRAIKAHGLGPDDSIGELLEAIDEDGFEL, encoded by the coding sequence ATGACCAGCGGCGAGGACCCGTCCGAGGACGACGGTCGCGTGCTCGCGCCCGAGGAGTTGGACATCTCCGAGGACGAGCACGTCGCGGAGATCGACGACGGCCGGTACGTCGTCTCCCCGGACGATCCGATCGACGACCCACCGACAGCGTCCGCCGATTCGGGCGACACGCGCCAGCACGAGCGCGAGTCCGAACCGGACCGCCAGCCCGAGACGGACCAGTCGCCGGGACGGGGCAGCGACCTGTTCGCGACGGACAGCCAGTCGGGTGGCGATTCCGGGTCGGCGTCACTTGACGCGGGCGAGGTCGATCGCTGGCTCCAGGAAAAATTCCGGGACGCCGATTCGCGGTACGGATTTCACGTGACCGCGACCTTCGACGGCCGGGTCTTCCAGCGCCGGATGATGTCCAACGACGTCGTGACGATCTTCGAGAGCCTGATCCTGTGGTACGCCCAGCACATCGACAGCGAGACGCCGGTCGAGGAGATCCTCGGCATCCTGCTGACCGAGACGAACGTGCCGATCTCCTACCCGACCGAGAGTCTCTCCCGGGCGATCAAGGCCCACGGACTGGGACCGGACGACTCGATCGGCGAACTGCTCGAAGCGATCGACGAAGACGGGTTCGAGCTGTGA